One Pseudomonas sp. FP1742 genomic window carries:
- the fnr gene encoding fumarate/nitrate reduction transcriptional regulator Fnr, protein MTEVRLLQGQHLKAACSNCSVLEFCLPFGLDKLELERLDKLILQRFKVRKGAPLYRAGDPLRLLYAIRIGSFKTSVLSLDGREQVTGFQLPGEMLGLDAISTDEHTCNAFALEDSEVCPIHFSQLEKLARELPALQHNLNRFLSREIVRDHDLLMMLGNMNSDERLAAFLLNLSLRLSMRGYSSSEFILKMRRDEIGSYLGLRLETICRGIAHLREQELVEIAGREVKILNLHGLKQLVAGCHSAILH, encoded by the coding sequence ATGACTGAAGTCCGCCTGCTTCAGGGTCAACACCTCAAGGCTGCCTGTTCCAATTGCAGTGTATTAGAGTTTTGCCTGCCTTTTGGTCTCGACAAACTGGAACTCGAGCGCCTGGACAAGCTGATTTTGCAACGGTTCAAAGTCAGGAAAGGCGCCCCCCTCTACCGTGCAGGCGATCCCTTGCGCTTGCTGTATGCGATTCGTATCGGTTCATTCAAGACCAGCGTGCTGTCGCTCGATGGCCGCGAGCAGGTCACCGGGTTCCAGTTGCCCGGCGAGATGCTTGGCCTGGACGCCATCAGCACCGACGAGCACACCTGTAATGCGTTTGCCCTGGAGGACAGTGAAGTCTGCCCCATCCACTTTTCTCAGCTGGAAAAACTCGCCCGGGAGCTGCCGGCGCTGCAACACAACCTGAACAGGTTTCTGAGCCGTGAAATCGTCCGCGATCACGATCTGCTGATGATGTTGGGCAACATGAACTCGGATGAGCGTCTGGCCGCCTTTCTGCTGAACCTCTCGCTACGCTTGAGCATGCGAGGCTACTCATCCAGCGAATTCATACTCAAGATGCGGCGCGACGAAATAGGCTCCTACCTGGGGTTGCGCCTGGAAACCATCTGCCGGGGCATTGCCCATCTGCGGGAACAGGAACTGGTGGAAATAGCCGGTCGTGAGGTCAAGATCCTGAACCTGCACGGGCTCAAGCAGCTGGTCGCCGGTTGTCATTCAGCGATCCTCCACTGA
- a CDS encoding heavy metal translocating P-type ATPase, producing MLSKWLDPVLLLLTTLTLLAGGIAQLAHKSDWASICWAAGSLVMALVLLVEIVRRLARREAGVDLIALLSIAAALFFQQTLVAAVIALMLASGRILEFFTKQRAERELRALVDRAPRVAWLQENGNLRQIPVEQIQAHQTLLVRLGEVVPVDGRLLSSTAILDESALTGESLPVTRREGELLPSGVTNVGAPMLLTATRTAAQSTYAGVVRLAEAARRSRAPFVRLADRYALFFIPLTLLIAGIAWYMSGDSLRALAVLVVATPCPLILAVPISIMSGISRAARRGILIKDGVTLEALAGVKQVFLDKTGTLTSGHARLQSIETNGALDPQRLLSLAASLAQASTHPISQAIVEAACQRGLPLSVPQAVEESPGSGLCGLIDGLRVRFGTLSFVQNESPVGDWATSMLRRMDYLACSGSFIEVDGALAGLLIFSDKLRRETPQTLRRLRNRGIERIVMLTGDRVETAEMIALSAGIDELRAGLSPGDKVRAVQDACQHASTLMVGDGINDAPALAAANVGVAMGASGATASAQAAGVVLLVDRLDRLVEALDIARQTRHIARQGVLAGMGMSVLAMGVAAFGYLPPLVGAVVQEGIDVVIIFNALRALGPLPGLRQRKLAAEHIDHLQDEHDELASVLSDLHQLASDFAQRPLEQAQSDLLALVKNLQESLARHERDDENTLYPLLTQSLPGEDPMSAMSHVHREIFRLIHLLARMSTDFSADPATASVNEIQHQLIRLDTLVRLHFDQEEELFRYLDKR from the coding sequence ATGCTCAGTAAGTGGCTGGACCCGGTTCTACTGCTGCTCACCACCCTGACCCTGCTGGCCGGGGGCATTGCGCAGCTTGCTCACAAGTCTGACTGGGCCTCGATTTGCTGGGCCGCGGGCAGCCTGGTGATGGCCCTGGTGCTGCTCGTCGAGATTGTCAGGCGCCTGGCCCGGCGCGAGGCGGGTGTGGACCTGATCGCTCTGCTGTCGATAGCCGCCGCGTTGTTTTTTCAGCAGACACTGGTGGCGGCGGTGATTGCCCTGATGCTGGCGTCGGGGCGCATCCTGGAGTTTTTCACCAAACAACGTGCCGAACGTGAGCTACGTGCGCTGGTCGACCGGGCGCCACGCGTTGCCTGGTTACAGGAAAACGGCAATTTACGGCAGATTCCGGTCGAGCAGATCCAGGCACATCAGACGCTGCTTGTACGCCTGGGGGAGGTGGTGCCGGTCGATGGCCGTCTACTCAGCTCCACGGCGATTCTCGACGAGTCGGCGCTCACCGGCGAGTCATTGCCGGTCACCCGCCGGGAAGGAGAGCTACTGCCCAGCGGTGTGACCAATGTCGGTGCGCCGATGCTGCTGACAGCCACTCGAACCGCAGCGCAGAGCACCTATGCCGGGGTGGTGCGCCTGGCCGAAGCGGCACGACGCTCGCGCGCGCCTTTCGTGCGTTTGGCCGACCGTTACGCGTTGTTCTTCATTCCGCTGACATTGTTGATTGCCGGCATCGCCTGGTACATGAGTGGCGACTCGTTGCGCGCGCTGGCGGTTTTGGTGGTGGCCACGCCTTGCCCGTTGATCCTGGCAGTGCCGATTTCGATCATGTCAGGTATCTCGAGGGCGGCGCGGCGCGGGATTCTGATCAAGGACGGCGTCACCCTGGAAGCGCTGGCCGGGGTCAAGCAAGTGTTTCTCGACAAGACCGGCACGTTGACCAGCGGCCATGCCCGTCTGCAGTCGATCGAGACCAACGGAGCGCTCGATCCGCAGCGTCTGTTGAGCCTGGCCGCTTCGCTGGCACAGGCCTCGACACACCCTATCTCCCAGGCCATTGTCGAGGCGGCCTGTCAGCGTGGATTGCCGCTCAGCGTGCCGCAGGCGGTCGAGGAAAGCCCGGGCTCGGGGCTCTGCGGGTTGATTGATGGCCTGCGGGTGCGCTTCGGCACGTTGTCGTTTGTTCAAAATGAATCGCCGGTTGGCGACTGGGCCACCAGCATGCTGCGTCGCATGGATTACCTGGCGTGCAGCGGCAGCTTCATTGAAGTGGACGGGGCGCTCGCCGGCCTGCTGATCTTCTCCGACAAACTGCGTCGGGAAACCCCGCAGACCCTGCGCCGACTGCGCAACAGAGGCATCGAGCGGATCGTCATGCTCACCGGCGATCGCGTGGAAACCGCCGAGATGATTGCACTGTCGGCCGGGATCGACGAGTTGCGTGCCGGGTTGAGTCCTGGGGACAAGGTGCGTGCGGTACAGGATGCCTGCCAGCACGCCAGCACGCTGATGGTCGGTGATGGCATCAACGATGCCCCCGCCCTGGCGGCGGCCAATGTCGGGGTGGCCATGGGGGCGAGCGGTGCCACGGCGTCCGCGCAAGCGGCGGGTGTGGTGCTGCTGGTGGATCGTCTGGATCGTCTGGTCGAGGCGCTGGACATCGCCCGTCAGACCCGCCACATCGCCCGTCAAGGCGTATTGGCCGGCATGGGCATGTCGGTGCTGGCCATGGGAGTGGCCGCCTTCGGTTACCTGCCGCCGCTGGTCGGTGCCGTGGTGCAGGAGGGCATCGACGTGGTGATCATTTTCAATGCCTTGCGTGCATTGGGGCCGTTACCGGGTTTGCGCCAACGCAAGCTGGCCGCCGAGCATATCGATCACCTGCAAGACGAGCACGACGAGCTCGCTTCGGTACTCAGCGATCTGCACCAACTGGCAAGCGACTTTGCCCAGCGCCCACTCGAGCAAGCACAGAGCGACTTGCTGGCGCTGGTAAAAAACCTGCAGGAATCACTGGCCCGCCACGAACGGGACGATGAAAACACCCTGTACCCGCTGTTGACGCAAAGCCTGCCCGGCGAGGACCCCATGTCGGCGATGAGCCACGTCCACCGCGAGATCTTTCGCCTGATCCATTTACTGGCGCGCATGAGCACGGATTTCAGTGCCGACCCGGCAACGGCTTCTGTCAATGAGATACAGCATCAGTTAATCCGCCTGGATACCCTCGTGCGGCTGCACTTCGATCAGGAGGAAGAGTTGTTTCGTTACCTTGATAAGCGCTGA
- the arcD gene encoding arginine-ornithine antiporter — protein MATHLHGTQPILPPTAPQPLAGSLRQLEPKRLSLSLLIALVVGSMIGSGIFSLPQNMAASAGAGAILIGWLITGVGMLSLALVYQTLSSRQPTLDNGVFAYARALGGEFLGFNSAWGYWISAWVGNVSYMVILFSALSFFFPLFGEGNNKAAIAGASVVLWSLHWMILRGMRTAAKANALTTLAKIVPLLLFIGLVIAAFQRKTFMVDFWGSPALGSTLDQVKSTMLVTVWVFIGIEGANVFSARAAERVNVGRATVIGFVITLLLLIAVSLLSLGILGQPELATLKNPSMAGVLEAVVGPWGAMLISIGLIISVGGALLAWTLLAAESIFTPAKEKVMPGTLAVESTRGVPANALWITNGCIQLFLLLTLYSSATYLTLISLATSMILLPYLFSGLYALKLTWQGQTYAGHRGLQLRDMAIASVATLYCLWLLYAAGPKYMLLSALLYAPGSLIYLGTLKARQGQALNGPETGLLIIIWVAAAIAGWMLWSGTLAL, from the coding sequence ATGGCGACTCATCTGCACGGCACGCAACCGATCCTCCCGCCGACCGCCCCCCAACCTCTCGCCGGCAGCTTGCGACAATTGGAGCCCAAACGCCTGTCCTTGAGCCTGCTGATTGCCCTGGTGGTCGGCTCGATGATCGGCAGCGGCATTTTCAGCCTGCCGCAAAACATGGCCGCCAGTGCGGGTGCCGGCGCCATCCTGATTGGCTGGCTGATCACTGGCGTCGGCATGCTGTCGTTGGCGCTGGTCTATCAAACCTTGTCCAGCCGGCAACCGACCCTGGACAACGGCGTGTTTGCCTATGCCCGGGCGTTGGGCGGTGAGTTCCTCGGCTTCAACTCCGCCTGGGGCTATTGGATCAGCGCCTGGGTCGGCAACGTCAGCTACATGGTGATTCTGTTTTCCGCGCTGAGTTTTTTCTTCCCGCTGTTTGGCGAAGGCAACAACAAGGCGGCGATTGCCGGGGCGTCCGTGGTGCTCTGGTCGTTGCACTGGATGATCCTGCGGGGCATGCGCACCGCGGCCAAAGCCAACGCCCTGACCACTCTGGCCAAAATCGTGCCCTTGCTGCTGTTTATCGGGCTGGTGATCGCGGCCTTCCAGCGTAAAACCTTCATGGTCGACTTCTGGGGTTCTCCCGCACTGGGCAGCACGCTGGATCAGGTCAAAAGCACCATGCTGGTGACCGTCTGGGTGTTCATCGGGATCGAGGGTGCCAACGTGTTTTCCGCCCGAGCGGCAGAACGCGTCAATGTCGGCCGTGCCACCGTTATCGGTTTTGTCATTACCTTATTGCTGCTGATTGCAGTGTCTCTGTTGTCGCTGGGCATTCTTGGACAACCGGAGCTGGCGACCCTGAAAAACCCTTCGATGGCAGGCGTACTTGAGGCGGTTGTCGGGCCGTGGGGTGCGATGCTGATCAGCATCGGCCTGATCATTTCAGTGGGTGGCGCCCTGCTCGCCTGGACGCTGCTGGCAGCCGAATCGATATTCACCCCGGCCAAGGAAAAGGTCATGCCGGGCACGCTCGCCGTGGAAAGCACCCGTGGCGTACCGGCCAATGCGCTGTGGATCACCAACGGCTGCATCCAACTGTTCCTGTTGCTGACGCTGTATTCGAGCGCCACTTACCTGACCCTGATTTCCCTGGCCACCTCGATGATTCTGCTGCCGTACCTGTTCAGCGGTTTGTACGCATTGAAACTGACCTGGCAGGGCCAGACCTACGCCGGCCACCGAGGCCTGCAACTGCGCGACATGGCCATTGCCTCGGTCGCCACGCTGTATTGCCTGTGGTTGCTGTATGCCGCCGGGCCTAAATACATGTTGCTCAGCGCCTTGCTCTACGCCCCTGGCTCATTGATTTACCTGGGCACCCTGAAGGCTCGCCAGGGACAAGCACTCAACGGCCCCGAGACGGGACTGTTGATCATTATCTGGGTGGCGGCCGCCATCGCCGGCTGGATGTTGTGGTCCGGAACACTGGCCTTGTAA
- a CDS encoding Hsp20/alpha crystallin family protein translates to MSNSVKKVPVHTEAKTAMRPKTTDLTRPFEKLRQQVDHLFEDFSLGSGLSLFNRGLFDVEPLWGRELIGQSMPAVDIVEKDKSFEITAELPGMDQKNIEIKLSNGSLIIKGEKQEEKEEKKKGYYLSERSYGSFERMFNLPKEVDADKIEASYSKGVLSISLPKKPEALKADKVVQIKGN, encoded by the coding sequence ATGAGCAACTCCGTGAAGAAAGTACCCGTTCATACCGAAGCGAAAACCGCTATGCGCCCAAAGACAACTGATCTGACGCGCCCCTTCGAAAAGCTTCGGCAACAGGTCGACCATCTGTTCGAAGACTTCAGTCTTGGCTCAGGGTTGTCACTGTTCAATCGCGGGCTGTTCGATGTCGAACCCTTGTGGGGTCGGGAATTGATCGGTCAGAGCATGCCTGCGGTAGACATCGTCGAGAAAGATAAAAGCTTCGAAATCACTGCCGAACTACCCGGCATGGATCAGAAGAACATTGAGATCAAGCTGTCCAATGGCAGCCTGATCATCAAAGGGGAAAAGCAAGAAGAGAAGGAAGAGAAAAAGAAAGGCTACTATCTCAGCGAACGTAGCTATGGCTCCTTCGAACGGATGTTCAACCTGCCCAAAGAGGTGGATGCCGATAAGATCGAAGCCAGTTACAGCAAAGGCGTACTGAGCATCTCGTTGCCGAAAAAGCCTGAAGCCCTGAAGGCTGACAAGGTCGTGCAGATCAAAGGCAACTGA
- a CDS encoding erythromycin esterase family protein: protein MNTPSQNMLNQLYGSHTHIDEASIVPLLRQYAEPLPELSSPAFGEMFDRFADARVVMIGEASHGTSDFYRTRAAITQRLIEQHGFNIVAVEADWPDAGHVDRYVRGLARSAWARHIFSRFPTWMWRNTDVKAFTHWLHQYNHQHAPEQRVEFRGLDVYSLRNSIHEVLSYLDRVDPQLAHEARRRYGCLTPWQDDPALYGHFVERDGIMPCEHAVVEQLNAMLAEQLAGIIKDDEAFFDATRNARVIQAAEQYYRAIYRGSTASWNLRDRHMFDTLRALLEHRGPQAKAVVWAHNSHIGNAAATEMGWKGQFNIGQLCRHAYGRDVVLIGMSTDHGQVAAADDWDGEMLIKDIRPSRPDSWERQFLNAGVPASLTDWRDPQRKELRRALSKPLLERAIGVIYRPASERSSHYFESVLTEQFDAMVWIEQTQPVTALPLPKSQALEPEDETFPFGI from the coding sequence ATGAACACACCTTCCCAAAACATGCTGAACCAGCTGTATGGCTCACATACCCACATTGACGAGGCCTCCATCGTCCCGCTCTTGCGTCAATACGCCGAACCCCTGCCGGAACTGAGTTCACCGGCCTTTGGTGAAATGTTCGACCGCTTCGCCGATGCGCGCGTGGTGATGATCGGTGAAGCCAGCCATGGCACCAGTGATTTCTATCGGACCCGGGCGGCGATTACCCAGCGGCTGATCGAGCAGCACGGGTTCAATATCGTGGCCGTTGAAGCAGACTGGCCTGACGCGGGTCATGTAGACCGCTATGTCCGGGGGCTGGCGCGCTCAGCCTGGGCACGCCACATTTTCAGCCGGTTCCCGACCTGGATGTGGCGCAACACCGATGTGAAAGCGTTCACCCATTGGCTGCATCAGTACAACCACCAACACGCGCCTGAACAGCGCGTCGAGTTTCGCGGTCTGGACGTTTACAGTTTGCGCAATTCCATCCATGAGGTGCTGAGCTATCTGGACCGTGTCGACCCGCAACTGGCACACGAAGCACGGCGTCGCTATGGCTGTTTGACCCCGTGGCAGGATGATCCTGCGCTGTACGGCCATTTTGTCGAACGCGACGGCATAATGCCCTGCGAGCATGCGGTGGTCGAACAGCTCAATGCCATGCTGGCCGAGCAATTGGCCGGGATCATCAAGGATGATGAAGCGTTCTTCGATGCGACCCGGAACGCCCGGGTCATCCAGGCGGCGGAACAATATTACCGAGCGATTTATCGAGGTTCGACGGCCTCCTGGAACCTGCGCGACAGGCACATGTTCGACACGTTACGTGCGCTGCTCGAACACCGTGGCCCGCAAGCCAAGGCCGTGGTGTGGGCGCACAACTCCCATATCGGCAATGCGGCCGCCACGGAAATGGGCTGGAAGGGTCAGTTCAATATCGGTCAGCTGTGCCGCCATGCCTATGGGCGCGATGTGGTTCTGATCGGCATGAGCACCGACCATGGCCAGGTGGCCGCGGCCGACGACTGGGATGGCGAGATGCTCATCAAGGATATCCGGCCGTCCCGGCCAGACAGTTGGGAACGCCAGTTCCTCAACGCCGGCGTCCCGGCTTCATTGACCGACTGGCGGGATCCGCAGCGAAAAGAGCTGCGCCGAGCCCTGTCCAAGCCTCTGCTGGAGCGGGCCATCGGTGTGATTTATCGACCCGCCAGCGAGCGCAGCAGCCACTACTTCGAGTCAGTGCTGACCGAACAATTCGACGCCATGGTCTGGATTGAACAGACGCAACCGGTAACAGCGTTGCCCCTGCCGAAAAGCCAGGCGCTGGAACCGGAAGACGAAACCTTTCCATTCGGCATATGA
- a CDS encoding dienelactone hydrolase family protein has translation MFEPRYRKLDLGNVELSADLRLPAHAGGLVVFVHGSGSGRSSPRNQQVALSLAQRGLGTLLFDLLTEPEQYLDNQTRELRFNIALLSNRLVKVIDWIGRDAELQPLPIGLFGASTGAAAALLAAAERADVVHAVVSRGGRTDLAGEALSRVKAPTLQIVGELDPVVLNLNVQSSRALQCEQRLEVVAGATHLFEEAGTLEEVARLAGDWFEQYLRR, from the coding sequence ATGTTTGAGCCTCGCTATCGAAAGCTCGACCTGGGGAACGTGGAGCTGTCTGCCGACCTGCGTCTGCCGGCGCACGCGGGCGGCTTGGTGGTGTTTGTTCATGGCAGCGGCAGTGGTCGTTCAAGCCCGCGTAATCAACAGGTTGCGCTGTCGCTGGCTCAGCGGGGGTTGGGCACGTTGCTGTTCGATCTGCTCACGGAGCCGGAGCAATACCTGGACAACCAGACCCGGGAATTGCGTTTCAATATTGCGCTGCTGTCCAACCGACTGGTTAAGGTGATCGACTGGATTGGCCGGGACGCCGAACTGCAACCGCTACCGATCGGACTGTTCGGCGCAAGCACCGGTGCTGCTGCGGCGCTATTGGCCGCGGCCGAGCGGGCGGACGTGGTGCATGCGGTGGTGAGCCGGGGAGGGCGCACCGACCTGGCGGGTGAGGCGCTGTCCCGCGTGAAGGCGCCGACCTTGCAGATTGTCGGTGAGTTGGATCCGGTGGTGCTCAACCTCAATGTGCAAAGCAGTCGCGCCCTGCAGTGCGAGCAGCGTCTGGAAGTGGTGGCGGGCGCGACACATCTTTTCGAAGAAGCAGGAACCCTCGAAGAAGTCGCCAGACTGGCCGGCGACTGGTTCGAGCAGTATTTGCGACGGTAG
- a CDS encoding phosphoribosyltransferase has product MIHSPSTQTLLRDRVDAGRRLVEPLLKYAHRPDVIVLALPRGGVPVAYEIATALEVRLDLMLVRKLGVPFHQEFAMGAIASGGIQIVNDDTLRANRIDQRTLDNVVARETQELLRRERLYRGSRAPVVLKDQVVILVDDGLATGASMMAAVQAARLQAPSRIVVAVPVAPPETVEALFSEVDEVICPLTPEWLMSIGNWYLNFSQTSDEEVIDLLQRAWGREAATRVGGQEDSDV; this is encoded by the coding sequence GTGATTCATAGTCCCTCGACGCAAACCCTCTTGCGTGACCGGGTGGATGCCGGTCGAAGGCTGGTGGAGCCGCTGCTCAAATACGCTCATCGACCCGATGTCATCGTTCTCGCCTTGCCCCGTGGCGGCGTGCCGGTGGCCTATGAAATTGCCACGGCCCTGGAGGTTCGCCTGGACCTGATGCTGGTCCGCAAGCTCGGGGTGCCATTCCATCAGGAGTTCGCCATGGGCGCGATTGCCAGTGGCGGCATCCAGATCGTCAATGACGATACGCTGCGGGCGAACCGTATCGATCAGCGCACGCTCGATAACGTGGTGGCGCGGGAAACCCAGGAACTGTTGCGTCGCGAGCGCCTGTACCGGGGTTCGCGTGCCCCCGTGGTGCTCAAGGATCAGGTGGTGATTCTGGTCGACGATGGCCTGGCGACCGGGGCCTCGATGATGGCGGCGGTCCAGGCGGCGCGCCTGCAAGCACCGTCGCGGATTGTCGTCGCCGTGCCGGTGGCGCCACCGGAGACGGTAGAGGCGCTGTTTAGCGAAGTCGATGAGGTGATCTGCCCGCTCACTCCCGAGTGGCTGATGTCGATCGGCAATTGGTACTTGAATTTTTCCCAGACCTCGGACGAAGAAGTCATCGATCTTTTGCAACGGGCCTGGGGCAGAGAAGCCGCTACGCGTGTTGGCGGTCAGGAGGATTCCGATGTTTGA
- a CDS encoding phosphoribosyltransferase family protein, whose product MPTLLASPRLRLYDSDELDSVLQAMARQAAALLPPAQAALIGIQRRGEPLAQRLQQHLSRQTGQPELPLYPLKVKRYADDLKVLHAHTELTENPLLGELDLASTTLLVVDDVLFEGHSLLRTCAYLAQLGARRVYTAVLVDRHVCQQPVHADIVGVHLQVAATDIVECNVPPYEREFCIEVWRHGAAR is encoded by the coding sequence ATGCCGACCTTACTTGCGAGCCCGCGGTTGCGCTTGTACGACAGCGATGAACTCGATTCGGTGCTGCAGGCAATGGCGCGCCAGGCAGCGGCGCTGTTGCCGCCCGCTCAAGCGGCGCTGATTGGCATCCAGCGCCGCGGCGAACCTCTGGCGCAGCGTCTACAACAGCATCTGTCACGTCAGACCGGCCAGCCGGAACTGCCGCTCTACCCCTTGAAGGTCAAGCGCTATGCCGATGACCTCAAAGTGCTGCATGCCCACACCGAACTGACCGAAAACCCGCTGCTGGGCGAGCTGGACCTTGCCAGCACCACCTTGCTCGTTGTCGACGATGTGCTGTTTGAAGGCCATTCGCTCCTGCGTACCTGCGCGTATCTGGCGCAACTCGGTGCTCGTCGGGTCTACACGGCCGTATTGGTCGACCGGCACGTCTGCCAGCAACCGGTCCATGCCGATATCGTCGGGGTGCATCTGCAAGTGGCCGCCACTGACATCGTCGAATGCAACGTGCCCCCTTACGAAAGGGAGTTCTGTATTGAGGTCTGGCGGCATGGCGCCGCGCGATGA
- a CDS encoding Spy/CpxP family protein refolding chaperone, producing MNRSSLIGQCMLMAASVLLVPSTSVFANPPTSAAQGGMYHRFQDFDWVKYTQQTLDDLKGKLNLKPEQMAAWDTWATGVMADANQHQEKAKAERDERASTKKAPMDETTPERMAREIERLRVQTKWMEAHLEHLDAALVRTKTFYEVLDAEQKTIFDLFWTVVHHRLYGNDRWQMPMHMFRPRMMEGDQDEKSKQ from the coding sequence ATGAACAGATCAAGCCTGATCGGCCAATGCATGTTAATGGCGGCAAGCGTGTTGCTGGTGCCCTCTACCAGCGTCTTCGCCAACCCGCCGACGTCTGCTGCGCAAGGTGGCATGTATCATCGTTTTCAGGATTTCGATTGGGTCAAATACACGCAACAGACCCTGGACGATCTCAAGGGCAAGCTCAATCTCAAGCCGGAGCAAATGGCTGCCTGGGATACATGGGCCACGGGGGTCATGGCGGACGCCAATCAGCATCAGGAAAAGGCCAAGGCCGAACGTGATGAAAGGGCGAGTACGAAGAAGGCGCCGATGGATGAAACGACCCCCGAAAGAATGGCCAGAGAGATAGAGCGTTTGCGCGTACAAACCAAGTGGATGGAGGCACATCTGGAGCACCTGGATGCTGCGCTGGTGCGTACCAAAACCTTCTACGAGGTTTTGGATGCCGAGCAGAAAACCATTTTCGATCTGTTCTGGACGGTGGTGCATCACCGGCTCTACGGCAATGACCGTTGGCAGATGCCGATGCACATGTTCAGACCACGAATGATGGAAGGCGACCAGGACGAAAAAAGTAAACAGTAA
- a CDS encoding nitroreductase: protein MNIDKAISGRRSTREYTTEAVDEDVIRRLISAAAQAPSAMNQQPWTFTVIRDQSLLDRVSREAKAHLLATIPAAAQPEHFHTLLDDENYQIFYHAPVLILISGTAPGQWVVEDCALAAENLMLAAYAEGLGTCWIGFAQGFLGTPDGKHDLGLPAEWTPVAPIIVGHPKSAPAPVPRKEPVIRWIG, encoded by the coding sequence ATGAACATCGATAAGGCGATCTCGGGCCGTCGCTCGACGCGGGAGTACACGACAGAAGCGGTTGATGAAGACGTCATTCGTCGTTTGATCAGTGCCGCTGCGCAGGCGCCCAGCGCGATGAACCAACAACCGTGGACATTTACCGTCATACGCGACCAGAGCCTGCTGGATCGGGTCTCGCGCGAAGCGAAGGCTCACCTGCTGGCGACAATACCCGCAGCGGCCCAGCCCGAGCACTTCCATACGTTGCTCGATGATGAAAACTATCAAATCTTCTACCACGCGCCGGTACTCATCCTGATTTCGGGAACCGCGCCGGGTCAGTGGGTCGTCGAAGACTGCGCGCTGGCTGCCGAGAACCTGATGCTCGCGGCGTACGCTGAAGGGCTTGGCACTTGCTGGATCGGTTTTGCCCAGGGTTTTCTTGGTACGCCGGATGGAAAGCATGACCTTGGCCTTCCCGCGGAGTGGACGCCAGTGGCACCGATCATCGTCGGTCACCCGAAATCCGCGCCCGCGCCCGTGCCCAGGAAGGAGCCAGTGATCCGCTGGATTGGGTGA
- a CDS encoding polysaccharide deacetylase family protein translates to MGGKIMACIGGSAALRLLIRVMLTGVCALAWSADGAAQSVEPGVTILVYHRFSDTADDSMTVRMSTFETQLRVLREHGYHIVSLREVVDWLRNPDATLASKPVVITVDDGHRSVFDKLLPVIQRERFPVTLFIYPSAISNASYALTWEQLRTLKQTGLIDIQSHTYWHPNFNVERRHRTPADFQQFVRTQLQKSRQRIESQTGAQQVDMLAWPFGIYDDELIALASDEGYAVAFTLDARKADRHARLLALPRYLMSDAYGARAFAQLLGEPDTQPTAGNPR, encoded by the coding sequence ATGGGCGGGAAGATCATGGCGTGTATCGGTGGCAGCGCCGCGTTGCGGCTGCTGATCCGCGTCATGCTGACAGGCGTCTGCGCACTGGCCTGGAGCGCGGACGGCGCCGCACAGAGCGTCGAGCCAGGCGTCACGATCCTCGTTTACCACCGGTTCTCGGACACGGCCGACGACTCGATGACCGTGCGCATGAGCACCTTCGAAACCCAGTTGCGCGTCCTGCGCGAGCACGGTTATCACATTGTGTCGCTGCGCGAGGTGGTCGACTGGCTGCGTAATCCCGATGCGACGTTAGCGTCGAAGCCGGTGGTGATCACTGTCGACGACGGGCATCGTTCAGTCTTCGACAAACTGCTGCCCGTCATCCAGCGCGAACGCTTTCCGGTGACCCTGTTTATCTATCCATCGGCCATCTCCAACGCGTCCTATGCGCTGACCTGGGAGCAGTTGCGCACCCTGAAGCAGACCGGCCTCATCGACATCCAGTCGCATACGTACTGGCATCCCAATTTCAACGTCGAGCGCAGGCACCGCACGCCGGCGGATTTCCAGCAATTCGTCCGAACCCAACTGCAAAAATCACGTCAACGCATCGAGTCGCAAACCGGTGCGCAGCAGGTCGACATGCTCGCGTGGCCGTTCGGTATCTATGACGACGAGTTGATCGCACTCGCCTCCGACGAGGGTTACGCAGTGGCCTTCACTCTAGACGCGCGCAAGGCCGACCGGCACGCGCGACTGCTCGCCCTGCCGCGCTATCTGATGAGTGATGCCTACGGTGCACGCGCGTTCGCGCAGTTGCTCGGCGAACCGGACACCCAGCCGACCGCGGGGAACCCGCGATGA